A window of Magallana gigas chromosome 8, xbMagGiga1.1, whole genome shotgun sequence genomic DNA:
GGTTTATATCAAATGgtcatgaataaaattcatgttaaaaaattaatttattacacCGTGATAAAGGCACAAATGGTTTTGGGTCATCTGTGTTAACAATTTATAAcgttttgtttaattaaagaTAGAAACGAACGTAAATGAAATAAGTAATAAAAGAATATACAATGTAACATGATTTGCAATGTTATATTACTTTGCATCCAAAGAGTCACATGTTAGTGTGTTTCTAGCCCTGTCACATTCAAGTATCACGAGAGATCCtgtattaactacatgtacctcCACTTAAGAAGAAATGTATGATGTTCAATTGAATTACTCAAGTAATTAGCTCACAAAATTATATGCAAGTTATTAATTCTATATCACATtgtatcaggcttggggtaatgctaaatgtaatggtaatgcattgcaatgcattacatgttttcaaagtaatgctagtaatgtgtaatgcctcaaaattagcattacaagtaatgctaatgtaatgcattgctttaaaaaatctagtgtaatgctggcattacatggcattactttgcattactatgcatatttatgcatgttcactttaaaaaatgtgatgaatagatgaatagttgaaattgaatttgattaaatttattttaaagaagaaagaaataattctaattgagaaaaaattgtttaaattgtacatgtattattaaaaaaggttttttaaaattcatttttgaattttttataatactaaagataacagcacaattttataacatttttaagagtgttgtttttaagagtttttaattgtctaaacaatttactccaattagtttgcacttcaataagaaatgtgtcaacaacacactatgcccccaggataatctaagtatcaaaacaatctattgttataagaagtgcttaTACACCTtaatccccttcccttcgctatgtcacaatagaataggagacagacatgcaccttttaaagcaaatgaatgcactgtccatccatgatgaaaatcaatatcacttccaatattataacccatttgaaaatacttattttctctgtctttctctctgtctctgtctgtctgtctgtttcctctctctctctctctctctctctctctctctctctctctctctcttgtatattaattacactgtacattagtttggactgatagaaaatacaagatttatgtatttaatctattattgcacttaaaatatcctaagataaagatcgtcaaacagtattttccagtccaagctttgactgctcctgcaaaacatttatttagtatagcctggaagatggatgcatttaaaagatgaaccctttgaaacttcaatcataaagtgcaacagcaatcttttgccttaaagtgtcctccgtaaaaagaaatacaattaaaatatattaagaaaattaatataacTGGAGAAAACcctctgtttataaattaatacaattaagtgtccaaaattataaagatttgtgtaatctggggatatatctatatttagcttttaaaaacctcaacattatttcataacttgttttttgttacgcatgttatcctgtgtctctatttcatatctgatattgtatcaaatgtctataaatatcattttacttatgtaatatgttgttcatattgccacaatatgattatatattgagcaaataaagaataactcttgtttattcattgattttgaacctgatactgagcatgaagctgtatatatgttaaagagtgttgtatatttgaaacatttgcaaaaactctttattagctttactttaaaaaaaagtaatggtaatggtaatgcattactttactcatgtaatggtaatgtaatgcattacttaaagaaaataaagtaatggtaatggtaatttaatgcccaaatacatgaagtaatggtaatgtaatgcattactttacaatgtaattcgccccaagcctgcaTTGTATCGTCTAACGACGACGATGACAATTTATGTACTTTAACTAACtctcaaaatattataaataaattgtcCATTGTGAGTTTGGAACATTCAAGtcattttgtaaagaaatgttACATGAATGTCTGGTAATTGCATCATTGTTATATTAAAAGTATTAATCCAAATAAGATTAACTTTACTTTGATGTTTTTAACTTATAATATGATTCAAAGGAAGGTGTATGTGacttaaatatctttatttctcagtttattatttcttgtttttcatattttgaaatctACCAGTTCATGTACATTTTCAAGATCCATGCattattattaaaacaacaatCAAAAACAACTAAAAGTTTGTTGAGAAAAATAAAGCTAcgtaagaataaaaaaattacaataacaaagcgtgaaccatctcaaaaatccattaaacgaaaaacaaattcaaagcagagcaacacagacctccAAATAGACAGacgtaggatcaggtgcctaggaggagtgagcatcctatactgaccggtcacacccgccgtttgctctttgtcgtaatcaaacaacaaacaaaatttgcGTCATGTGATTAAGATTGAAACAGCTCAAATTTAGAATAAGTTActataaaagaatatttaatttatcaacCTTGAAATGGCTTAGATTGACAACATCAGAATTGGTTTATTTATCTGAAATAACgttattcatttttacaaatgtttaatGCCATTTCAACCAAACAACAGCAAACatcaatttaacaaaatcacCAGATTCTACAACGCTCCATATTTGGTTATCTTCGTAATGAGTATCTTATTAATTTtgggtatttaaaaaaacaagttttaagGACAATATCGAAATATGTTCCAACAAACtgatcaaaatgtttttaaatgaattttgttataCTAATATCAAATACCTTTATATACAAATCAGGGACTCTTCTGCTAGAAATATAGGTCATTGCTATTAGTTACACTTTTTTATTAAGGTCCTCCGTCTccattttgacttttttatgGTAGCTTTGAAGGGGCATTGTCACGATTTGCAGTGAAACcctcaggtttttttttttaataccaaGGTAAGCAAAAAATTAATAAGTGATGTCTGAAGTACCAATTAGTTGGAATATCATTTTTGAATTAGAAGCGAGTTAGAGGGTCAACATTTGGTTTTTATTTAGCCTAACTAGGCATCTGCTGACTAAATGATAAGGTCTAGcatcttgatttatatattcGTAGACACCTTCATAATAAGCTACAAACATGAAACAAGACTATTAACATATTCATACAGCAATTGAAATTTATCTGCAATAAAAGAATCCATATATTGAATAATGTTTAATTCAAGGATGGAAATTATATCAATCTTAGGAGTATATCTGGTGTGCTTTGTAATGagctagaaagaaaaatatttgcataataGCTTCgataaataaaaacagatatGTTTTGTAAACtatgatttattttgttgtcattGCTGTAAATGTACACAAGATGAATGttgataaaaagtttaaagaatgtgaaaattgttttaatcaatattgcaaatatgaagtaaaaaatatatacatatgataaataaaatgatacaaacgTTTCACAATTCTGATGCAAATTCACAATGTTAGTATCTTATGACAACAACTATTGATCTTATTGTTAATGGTAGCTTGAACGACAAATCAatgataaaacatgtttatgACAAATATATACACCCATAAGGGGCCCAAAAAGGTAAACATACCGGGGCTTGGCACTGGGTAACTTgtttataagtttttttttttttacagaagaaGAATTCAGTATGCCGTTAGTAAAACACATGTGAATATGAAAGCTTCAAGAATTTAAAATTAGAAAGTCACGAGATATTTCAAATCTTTTTTGAAGTCCCACAAAGATGTACCGATGTTTACATAGCGTTAGCGGTTTCGTTGCTTCAagaaagtaagaaaaaaaaggcAAGGTAAAACAAAAAGGCTTAAGTCCAAACTTTTACGACATTGATATACAAGAAGGACACCATGTGAGATACAGTTTATCTCTGGAAATGTCAAAACTAAGAGTAACAAAGCAACACTGTTAAACTGTCCTTCGTTCCAAAATACTCCCACAAAATCAAAGTataattcaaataattattcaatacatggatatttattattacaatgtaTAGTGAATATGGTTTCACTTAGTCTaccttaaacatgtacattgtcaataaagattgattttgatatttttcctCTCATTTTACATACTCTTAAATGAGATTGTTTTGGAGAGTTTAGgtatgattatacatgtacagtaagaCTTGTTGAATTCAGATGTTGTTCATTCCGGCACGTTGTCCAATCCGGCGAAATTATTCAGTCTCTTAAATCACTCTTTTTCCTATcattttattctgaaaaatgTGCAATCCGGATCTTGTTCATTCTGTAAACCAGCTGCGATGAAAAGAACCGACTGCTTAAGATTAGTGGGAGTTCTCTCCCGTAATCTGGCCACGTATCGATCAGCTTTATGCGGGATAATTACTACTTAATTATCGATCAATTTTCCTGCCTTTGCTATTGATTTAATACCGTTAAGTCTTGTTAGAAATAAATACGCATTTTTAAAGCCAAATTTAGATAAATAGAATATACTTCACCCCATTTTTTCAGGCCGTGATTGTGGATACCGCTTGAGTAAAACGGTCGATAACGTTTGTAATACCCGTTGTGTGGTTACACTTACAGAGTAACATTTCTGTCaaagtgttttattatatattaaattccatgtttataaatattcatcAATCGTTCTCTGGATCAAAACAGTTCTTGTGCATGTCATTCCGTaatcagccacctgttgacttgtcGTGTGGtcaatgtttatttaacaattCCCCGTGAAGCATGTTCTTGTCTCTTGTTGGACTCTTCAAGTTAATtggttgtttaaaaatctataaactacggtgatttctttaaaaaagtattcCCATTGTACTTATTCCGTTAtgtaatattgtttaaaaaaaaaaaaaaaatgaaaataagatttGGCACCGTATTAACGATTAAGGAGGTCTAATGTCTAATGGAAATTTCGCAAGAATAGATAATCAAGACTTACTACATTAAATACTAAAAGTAATTTGCATCAATGTTCTCCAAACCGGATGTTCCTTAATCTgaccaatttttttcagaaccACCCTCCGCCAGGTTAGGCAATTTTACTgtatattgaacatttttttttaaaaagtctctTCCCCAAATTTGAATCCcttttacttcaattttaaatataacaaatgcaACAGTATAAATTGTTTGTGTCTAATTTTCTAGTGAACAGACAACACAGACAAATTCTCTTCCCTCAACATAAGGTGGACACTTCAGGGAACCACATCTTGCCTCCACCATGTAAAACAAGTAACCATTGTTGTCAGTATGACCGCCTTGTAAACTCTCTGGGTCACTATCGACACATGTATATGTTGTTCCTGCATTATGAGCATAGTGTCCTGCCATTAGGTAGCCGTGGTATTCCAGCTTCCAACCgttattacatgtttttctacctAAAAAAATCAAGTAACACAAAAATAAACTTGCTCAAAAGaagaataacattttcgtaaaaggttttatttttattactatATTGACAAGGtgttatcaattattaaaataGTACACTCTAAAGCGTACCTGGAAACATCTTTACAACAGATCTGCTGCGAACCAAACATACAGCACAAGGAACGTCGTGATCATAAAGACTATGCCAGTTGCCAAAAAATCCAGTTGTTTCATATTCTGTACCAAAAATGTAAGCTTTGTATCCATCTGTTCCATCTCTGTAGTTTCCCCATTCAGGGTTTCTAGGTAAACAAAGAGCGTCAACTGCTGCCCCAGTATGAGTATAATGTGATCCTCCAGCATATCCTATAAGACacttatgtttatatttttttttatacttactATCCTTTTGATCTgaataaaatgcaatttatttttttggtgaGATAACTTGCAAaaaggattaaaaaaatatttaattgtttttaaggaaTACATTTTTGTTAGGTtatcctttatgttttttgtacattatataGCGTAATTTTTTTGGGATTTTTCAACCTTAACATTAAGTTACCTGTAGCTGTATATTAGGTGGAAAAAACCTGTCGATTCTTAACTTAATCGACAGCTTCTCCAACTTAATGTATATCTACAGGTAACTTAATGTACAGGTTTTAAATGTTGAAAGCAATACACACACATAGTCCTCAACAGTTAggaaaatttactttaattcaattataaacaaaaatacaaacattagtgtttaaaatatcattgtacATTGATATGAATTTATCATATCCGGAGAAAGGCATACATGCACAAAAAATATGCTGACCATTTCAATGAATGGTTCTGTAAATGTGCCTCCAGAAACATATCAGAATTTGAATGAGAAAGACATATTTTCAGAGGTAATATTAATTTCACCAGGCGCACTGCTATTAGAATCACAGGGATTgcacattttcatcttttttcacACAAGCCATTACTTGAATTTCCTCCTTTTCCATCACTTTAAATTTCACTATTTACACTTTCTTCTGGATCtcttaattttaattgcttcaAAAATATACTTTCTCCATCTGATGTGGACATCTTTACTCATTGAGTTTAACCCAGAGAGCGGTCAGAAATCACCTTATGTATCATTTAGATATAAACTTATCTGGCACTGTCCATTAGGTTCAACAATACACCATtattttcaccccttttgttgttgttttttaaggtACTCCACTACACCCAGACTTAAACTGTTTAAGACACTaatgtcacaagatggcgattaaaatattttgtgaaacagtttatatcgttcgattcTGTTGTATAGCGTCGTATCGAAGTATGGGCTTCTGAactgcagatcatgagttcgaatccgcatggaaattttgttcatgtttactgaatcaaattttcgaaaatgaaatttttcatccaaaattacacatttttagCCCATTTGACTTAAGGAGGCCgtctttagtttgcattgcacacgtttttgcgcattctaatataatacagttgatttatacttcttatgaatttttttcgatatcatttacaaaactgaacacaataaacaaaatacagattaaaatatttagattttcaaaggaaatttttatttttaacacgatttttacgttgtgcggtaggggagcattgccattgcgcttttatgacgttatgataaaatgaagctttgtaggagtacgttataagaaataacataaaagaaaaagtaaaaattgtacgctgttgaaattttatatacagaatgatgctaacCTCGAagacattttccttatttttggCATGAATCCAgtataccaatcatcattcgtgatgatccaaatatatagcaaaatttggtgcattttaatattttgagatggcccccactaaaaaccagacggtagaattttgtgttttttacatataaggtaggaaatgatatttctaatcatatataacaatttgagaaaaaaacctATCGTAGTATTTTTTcaaactgctttgatgtgcggaaaaagacagtttcctatatattcctatagtaaatgtacctctattttgagatggtcccaacaaagaaccagacggtcgatttccATGAACCTTCgaaaataaactagagttggtttgaATTacatttggttaaaaaataaagagttatgctattgtagtttttccgcaaaaaaccCCCAATTCGGCCTCCTTAAATACTGCTTATCTATAATAATccagtaattttctgctgatttgagaaaatttttcaaggtgtagtgagccaccttaaatggACAATTAATAGTGTTACGTAATAAAAGCAATCAATCCAGCCAACACCTGAGACAGTTTATTAAGTTAACAATAGAGAAATTGTTTAAAGTAGGGTAAAATCCTCAAACTGTCCATTCTATGAGAGGATTTTTTCCTTCACTAAGGGATAGATTATGATAGAATTTTCGAGATATTTCAGAGGACggttatataaaaaatgattgtaTCGTATAAACCCCTGATCGTGCTGCTGTTTTTTACTTTGAGAAACTACATCAGTGATATAATTCATAAGATAGTGTCttttgaatactagtattttatttgtttttaaatgattctaCAAAATATAACGTAATAATTGGgatgtttttacttttgaaCACATCCCTCATGAATAAACTCTGATTTAATGATGTTTCATTGACGTTGAAGAAGAACATTGCAGcttattagaaataaaaaagtaggtCTTGACATTAAAGATAACGTTGAATTCAaccaatgttaaaaaattaaattttacgaTAAATAGAATATAATATACAAGATGAGAACGCTAAACCAATTATACCTCTTATGTcaaatttgtctttttttttttaccgtgaTTAAAATTATACGATGTCAATGATGACAAACATATCAAATCAAAAAGGGAAACATTTagcaagaatatttttgttttgccaCATGTCATATTTACTGAAGCATGAGTTCTAATACTAGcagaaatattgaattattttttatagacaTTAAGTGTATTAgaaacaatgcttaagaaaaTTTAAACTCTATGTTGATACTCAATACAAATTCAGCTTAAATACACAGATTGAAAATcacttgttttttaaattaaagttgcTTGATTTATATactataatttttatcaaataacatACCAAACATTACCTGACAGAACTAGTTCTGCACTTTTAGGACAGCTCTTTTTACCCCACCTTGTGTAAACAGCGCTTCCATTTGATGtgtctggaaaaaaattaaagttaaatggGTATgaatttacaatgaaaaaagGGACACTATGGTGTTAATGTATTCAGCATACTTTTGACGTTTCTCAGCTctgtctcaatttttttttcaaacgccTTCATGGATTTCTCGATGACGTcagtaaaacttttaaattcacGCCTCAAAGCCTTTACTTGGTACACTCCTAGAGCAGACGACAGCTGTCCTGTCAGATAACCCTGTAACATGTCCTTACAACTTCCGTTTTTGTCCTCAGATTTTACGACAGCATGGATCAACACAAACAACATGAAATTCATCATCTgtgataaataaacaaattgttaACAGTTTAATTCCAAATATGGTTGATGAATCAATGACTAACATATTTTTAGGGTTAccagattttatgtttttacaagaattttatcgattatttatttataacaataagAACTATTCAATTATGGCATGCTTAACGTACAGTAGCAATGTCAAACCGTAAAGGGTAGTTCAAAATACAACTTGATTTAACACGAAAATATAGACTTCTTTATATCCTTACATACACACCTCACATTGATTTATACACGTTATGTCGGATTGTCTTTCATGTAATACACGTCAAAATCACATTAAAATCGTATTTGATACTaggataaaatattataaataaaatgtaatgagTCGTTCTAaaagtgtttattgatatttgtcTTTTTAGAATAAATTGTACATTGTGAGTTGGGAATAAGTAAGTCGTTTTGTAAAGAAATGAAAGATGAATGTCTGTTAATTGCATCACTGTTAACTTCAAGGTATCAATCCAAATAAGATTAACTTtactttgatgtttttttttaactatacgGACACTGTTCGATTCAAAGGAAGGTATATGTGACTTAATATATCTTAAATTCTCAGCTTtacatttcttgtttttctttttttgaaatcTTAATAAAGTTCATGGAGTTTTTCAAGACccattttattaatgaaaacaagaacaataaaaaaaacctgaaagtTTGTCGAGAAAAATGAAGCTACGTCAGAACAAAATTTGCTTCATGTGATGAATATTTAAACAGCtcaaatctaaaataaattactacaaaagaaaacttaatttatcaaaattgaaattgcTAAGATTGACAACAGCATAATTAGTTCATTGATCTGAATCAACATTATTcatgtttacatatgtttaatgCCATTTTAACCAAACAACAGCAAgcatcaattttgaaaaaaaaaattcaactaaGTACTGTAATTGGGTATCTTTGTTATGCGTATGTTATAAATGtgtgatgtttaaaaaaaaaagaagtttgtaAGTACAATatcgaaatattttcaaacaaactaattatatcttttaaaaataattttattaatttagttACACTAATATCAAATAACTTCATGCACAAATCAATGACTCTAGAAAAATAAGTCAGCAATATTGGCAAATGATATTGATCGTATTCTTTATGAAAGGTTTGAAGGGGCATTGTCACGATTTGCAGTAAAAACGTCCGATTTTTTTATAACCAATGTAAGCTAAGTACTAATAAGTAATGTTTTAAGCACCAATGAATTGGAAGATTATTTTTGAATTAGAAGCGAGTTAGAGAACCaacatttccttttttgttattttagcCTTTGTAAGCCTCTGCTTAGTAATCAATAAGGTCTAGCATCTTGATTTAGATATATGTTTACACCTTTTAAGCGATTTAGTAATATTCTGCATATATGAAAAAGAACTAGAAAAACATTCATATAACAGTTTGAATGTATCTGCAATacaagtttcaataaaatgaataatgtgtAATTCAAAgatggattttatttaaattgtagAATTATATCTGGTGTGCTATGTAATGAATTAGAGAAAAGATAAATGCATAATTGAatatattaacaaaaacaaatatgttttgtatatgatgattttttttgtaatcataTCTATTGCTGTAGATGTACACAAGCTGAGCTttcaataaaaagtttaaaggaTGTAAAAGTAGTTttcatcaaaattgaaaatatgaagTAAATAATGAGTCGTAAAAATGCTTACCTTGTCAtttgaaatctaaaaaataattttgttaaaaaccattctaTTCGGATTGCACACACAGGTACTCTGAAATTGACAATacaaagatgcttgagtttctgatggACAACATATATGTAGtgttttggaaatcaagtcttccaacaatctgttggaattcccaaGGGTACAAATTGTCTCCCATTGTTagtagacatatttttgtattcttatagAGCATAATTTATTCAagaacttgtacgtgaaaaaataaatcactcgctgCTGCCTTTAACTCGACATTCAGGTATCTCGACGATGTATTATcaataaacaattgttatttccatgattacgtcgactcgatatattccagtaaactaaaaataaaagataccacagagtctgtgtcatctgtttcatttttcgatattttattggaaatggacattgatgatAACCTAACAAcctaacaaaacaaaacttgatGATAAACACGattacttcaattttttttatagtaaactttccttacttatgaagcaatataccttcatcacctgaaTAATatgtgtttttgtctctcagttaattcgatacgctAGGGCATGcacttcgtatgaacagtttttaaggcgaggcaagctgaCAAAAAGTTGATTAAGCAGgattatcaacagtctcgtttgaagtcatcttttcgtaagttctatggtcaatACAACGAACTTGTCAGCAATGCAATCTTCCACTcagtcgcatgctgactgacttttttgtactaattgttagaccataattaactacctaattgtctacggacttttccgttttttttcACGATTATGTCAAAAACGGCGGGAGTGACAGGTGAGcggaggatgctcactcctgcTAGCCACCTGATCATACCTCCAATGTTATGAAGGTCCGTGCTGGCTCAAGGTTTCTATTTTTTTACTGTCACAAACAAACTAAATCATCAGCTTTTCGTTTTTCCCTCCTATGACATTTTCCCGATTTTGACATTTAACTCGATTATGTCATGCCCAATTGTGATAAGGAGCACGCGGCGGGTGTGACGGGTCAGCAGAGTATGTATACTCCTCCTACGCACCTGATGCTACCTCTATCTTTtgggaggtccgtgttgctctgctttgaatttgtatttccttttatggatttttgagatggttgacacttttttaccttaacaaaaatcaaaagtgTAACACAACCCCAAAGTTCATTTGTAAgtttgctacaataattcgatcggcaattagttcatgttcattagtattactgctagaatcttattgttaatcgcatacaataaatattatcaatatttatcggaaaccctctcaacttcttaaatttcattgaaaatacaaaGTGATTGTCACTTCCATCAACGAAGCACATTACTCTAGCATcacttttcaagtagtttaggtcatatactGTTGATTTTTACcaaagtcatctttcataatatcgGAATCGATttctctattaaacatgcttgtgacgtcatcaatgataattataggTAATACAGACAAATCGaaaatatattcagttagaagagtttctagtgatattaTACGCCTgtagtttttgtattttaaactaGAGATAAAGTTCAAATagacatgtttctgagtaaaatatgacatcatgctgcttattgtgacgtcatatcgaacAGAGGAATTTTTTCTCAATCgatcgctgagagttgccttatcatacctgCATTCAGATATCTCAAATCCTAGTTGAAATCCCCCAAATTTTAATGTACCGATATTTACCTAACGTAAGCGTTTTCTTTGCTTCACGGaagtgaaaaaagaaaagaaaaaatatacagcaAGTTAATAAAACCCGGTGTAAATCCCCGTATACCCTGTTTAGACCTggataacaattttatttcctATGTTATACagataatgaaattatattgttttactaTGCTTTGCAACTTGAAAATTGGGTCAAAGATTACTCAGAATCAAGAGAAATAAATCATATAgcattttaattaatgaatcaTTATAAACAAAGCATGTATTGTAATTCAGTTGTTTaacataattctttttttttacccatTTATAAAAGAGTTCTTTGTTGTTCAAAaagatttgtaatatttttacaacttgtaaatgatgttaaaaatggAACCAACAGCTGa
This region includes:
- the LOC136270786 gene encoding uncharacterized protein → MLQGYLTGQLSSALGVYQVKALRREFKSFTDVIEKSMKAFEKKIETELRNVKNTSNGSAVYTRWGKKSCPKSAELVLSGYAGGSHYTHTGAAVDALCLPRNPEWGNYRDGTDGYKAYIFGTEYETTGFFGNWHSLYDHDVPCAVCLVRSRSVVKMFPGRKTCNNGWKLEYHGYLMAGHYAHNAGTTYTCVDSDPESLQGGHTDNNGYLFYMVEARCGSLKCPPYVEGREFVCVVCSLEN